One Bacteroidota bacterium genomic window, AATGAAAATCATGGTAAGCACCCAGACCAGCGGTACTTCTTCGGTGAACGCAAACGGATTGAGCCGGCCAGATTCACCCATGGCAGCAAGCTGTTCGACAATACCTGAAGGCCCGCCCGCAGTTTTGATGCCCCAAAAGGACACAATCATGATGACCAGAAAAGCAATGACCCCCTGCTGGAAGTCAGCCATGACGACACCCCAATAGCCGGCAGCCAACACGTAGACAGCACATACTGAGGAGAAAGAAATCAGTCCGATCCAGGTTTCCCAGCCAAACAGGTACTGACAGACAATCCCCATGGCGATGCCTACCCAGCCAAGAATGAACATATTCATGAACACCTGCCAGCCGGCCATCCAGCCGCGCAGCATTTCAGAACCGAGGCCGCTAAACCGCACAACATTAAATTCTGCCTGCGTGTAGGCAAGCGAGCGCCGGAAAATTCGCGTTGATACAAACGCGCTGATTGCCGCCCAGGCAGAGAAAAACGTGTACCAGATCCCTACCATCCCGTGTTTGTAAATTACGCCTGTAATCCACATGGGGGTGTCGGTGGCGGTATGGGTGGCATACACGGAGGATGCGGGAAGCCACCATGGGAGGCCGCGGCCGGCAAGGAAGAAATCGGATTGCGACCTTTTGCCGAGGCGATAAAACAAGACGCCGCTACCAATCATGAGCAGCAAAAAGAGGGCTACCCAAAACCAGTCCAGGAAGGTGAAAACAACGTTCATAGAAGTAGTACTTAGGTCTTCGTAGGTGGGTGCCTGTCCGGTGGATTGCCGCAATTTGCACTATTTTGCCAGGTGGTGTGCTTTTCGCGTACATTTCAGGCAAGTGAGATTTACAAATATTTTGAACCGAATGCAATTTCGACATCCCATATTTGATGCGCACTTCCACATCGGCGCCTATGGCAGGCAGGTGTTTGAAGGGCGGACCATTGAACCCATAGCGCCGGCGCTCGATCACGCGTCTGGTGCAGACTGTGCCGCGTATCTCGAGCGGTATGACTTGGCCGGCGGCATCATTGTGCCTACGTATCTTGAAGACCAGGCAGCAGCGTTTTCGTTTAATGCCCTCGTTGTTGAGGCCATTGAAAAATACCCGGCATTGTACGGCGGTCTTTGGGTATCACCGTTGGTATCACTTGAAGATCATCTTACCTCAGCGCTGGCTTTGTTGCCGCATCCGAAGGTGAGGGCATTAAAAATTGCATCCAATACCTGGACCGATCTGGGAATAAATCCGACGCATTGGCCGCCGGCTGTACGGCGCAATATGGAGCGCATCCTTACCCATGCAGCCGCACATAATCTGATTATCCACTTTCATACGGGCTACCTGCCGGGGGCTGACCCGGCCGACTTTGATGTATTTATGTCGCAGTATGGCAACGCGGCGCGGTATCAATTGGTGCACATGGGCGAGGCCATTGCGCCGGCGTTTCGGTTTGCACCGCTGTTTGTAGAGTGGATAAAATCCGGATACGACGTGTATACCGACACGTCAATTGTACCCGGATTCGCCCCAGAATGGGTGTTGCGGCTGCTGGATCAACATAACCTTGGATTTACACGCGTATTTTTTGCAACGGACAGTCCCTGGGGACGCTTTCCCGCTGAGTATGCAAAAGTAGCCGGGCTTGGTCTTGCTGAGGAAGCCCTCGATGGTATCCTCTATCATAACGCCATAAAGGCATACGGGCTTTAGAAGGGTTGCTCGTCCGGGTTGATAACCATGTCCGGATCCAGATTCTTAAGCGGCTTGATCACAATGCCCGCCGGCGTTGCTGCTTCATTTGGGGCATAGAATATGTGGGGGTCAACGCTCCCGGCGTTTGGGTCAAGTACATTCAGGGGCGTGCTGTTGGTTTCAAGCGTGAGGGCATAGTTGAAGTGGGGCTTATTGTCGCTGTTCTGCGTCTTCCACACAAAAACCATGTCCGGTTGATTTGTAAGATTATTCTTGACGCTCTGTTTGATGTTAGGAAATAATAGGCGAGCCGGTACCTCATTTTGTGTGGCAGGCGTTTTTATATCTGGCAATTGAGCGAGACTGGCACGCTGGTTTGTTTTCAATGTATAGCTGTCAAGGAGGATGTTATTCGTTTGTGCCTGTGCGGAAGAAAAAGAGAGAAGGCACAGGAGGGTACATACGGACAGATAGTATGGATGCTTCATGATGCATACCAGGTTGATCTTGGGTGATTCGGGAAAAGCATTGTATTAATTAGTAACGCACAACAAATCCTGATTCGTATCCTCAACTTGTATGAATCCACAAAACACCTGATAATTAGCAGGTTTATGGGGCAGTAGATATTTGTTCTTAAACGAACATTGATCTAGTTTTAGAGTACGAAAGAGGCTAAATAACTGGCGCATTCGACTTAATTGGTCACATGGCCCAGGTGGAGCAACAGAGCTAACATTCAGGTGCAGCGATTCGGCTCTCGAAGGAAATCGTTTCCGTTCGAAGATCATAATTATGCGCAACGAAATTACACTACTACTTCGGGGATTGGGGGATAAGATTGACCCCCAAATCAGTGCATTTCTTTTGCACGGACTGGAGACGGGTGCGTTTGATTATAGCATCTATACAGAAGTGTATGACGTAAAAATTGTGGTCAATCAGGGCAATGAAGATACCCTGCGCCGCCTGCTCGACAAGTTCAAACTCATCACGCGTACCGACGTCCATCGGGTAATTGAACGCTGTCTTTCGCTTGATATCGAGCCCGTGAAAGAGCTGGAAGAAGAGGAAGAACCAGAGGGCAGCCTGAGTTTCATCAAGCGGACCACACAATTCTTGAACAGACCGCCCAAGGTAGATCCTATTCATCTGGGCCCGTTTGCAAACAAGCGATTGCTCGATTACGGTCCGACAATTGACCGCATCACAGACGGCATTGCATCGAACTGCCAGGGCTTTAGCCGGCTCGAAGCGTTTATTGTGTCCTGGATGATCACAGACACGTTCCTCCACACAGCGGAGAACAAGACGCGGCTGGACAACTTCAAAAGTGCCGGCCGGGTTGAGCGCAAATGCTGGATTACCCAACGCGACGAAAAAGTCCGGCGCTCACATCAGCTTGTAGAAAGACAGGAAGTAAATCTGTACGAGCCTTTCTTAGTAGCGAATGAGAAGTTAGAGTTTCCCGGAGATCCGGAAGCCTCTTTCGAAAATATCCTGCTCTGTCGCTGCTACATGGTGCCTGTCGCCTAAACCCGGTTTTTATTCCACTGACCACATGTCCAAACCAACCAAGGAGTTACTGCCTCCGTTGCTCATTGATCGCGTTGCAAGGCGTTTCAAGCTGCTAAGTGAGCCCGTACGCCTCCAACTGCTCAGTGTGTTGCACAGGGAAAAGGAGTTGACAGTGCAAGAACTGGTTGAAGCGACTGGCCAACACCAGGCAAACGTGAGCAAACACCTCAACCTCATGGCCAAGGAAGGCATCCTGAGCCGAAATAAAGAAGGCCTGTTTGTGTATTACGCCATCAAGGATACCACCATCTCTGGCCTGTGTCTGCTCGTAAGTGGCAGGATTCGGCAGGAAATTGAACAAGAGCAACGCCGGTTGAAGGCATTGTCATAGCGCATTGGTCAGTCATTACAATCGAAGCATCAGTTTTAGTGGAATGCGATTGCTAAACCAGCTCTATAAAACTGTTTTGATGCTCTGTTTGGGGATTTTACCAGTCAGTGTGCACGCACAATCGAATCAACTCGCCGGTACTTGGAGTAATCTGTTTACACAAGAAAATGGGATCAATGGCTCTGTGAATGCCTTGGCTATCGACACGCTGGGAAATATCTATGTTGGTGGTAGCTTTGATTTTGCTGGAGGAGAGCAGGCTGACAACATTGCCGTGTGGAATGGGGCATCATGGCAAGCACTTGGCGCCGGTTTTGATGGTGTGGTATCCGCCTTGTTAATTGATTGGGAGGGTAATCTCTATGCAGGTGGCAGGTTCACTTCGTCAGGACCGGTGGTTTTGAACGGAATTGGAAGATGGGATGGCAATGAATGGAGTCCACTTGGTATTGGGTTTTCGAAGGAACGCGACACCGGTTCTGTAGTCTCTTCTGTTCGAGCACTGGGAGTTGGGCCTAACGGGGAATTGTTTGCGGGTGGAGACTTTACTCATTCTGGAGAAGTTATGTCTCCTGGCATTGCGGTATGGAAAGATGGTCTTTGGTCAGATGTTGGGGGAGGGGTTCAGGGTAGGGGGTGTTTGGACCTCACACTTGACAACGTGAATACGATACATGTGTCTGATTCTGGCTTGGTATACGTCGGTGGAGACTTTCGACAGGCTGGAAATCTTCAGGTTAATGGATTAGCGGAATGGGATGGCGCGAATTGGGGTACAGTTGGTAGCGGAGTTGGAATAAATTCTTGCGAGAATATTTACTCGATTGAGGAATATGAAAACAGTTTGTTTGTAGGAGGAGCTTTTGTTGCAATTGATAGTGTTGTGGTCAATGGCATAGCTGAATGGAACGGCTCTCAGTGGGGAAATTTGGAAGGGGGTATGTCCGGTGATATTTTTGCAGTTCAAGGTCTCTCATCAACTGATGATGGCCTCTATGTTGCTGGCCGATTTGCTCAGGCAGGCACAATCTCGGCTAACAATGTTGCCAAATGGACGTCGACTGAATGGCAGGCTTTGAGTAGTGGCATTGCCTCTCCAGGATTCCTTTACGCAATCAAAGCTGCTGGCCGCGATGTATATGTGGGTGGATTCTTGGTAGAACAAGCCGGCACTCAT contains:
- a CDS encoding amidohydrolase family protein, translating into MQFRHPIFDAHFHIGAYGRQVFEGRTIEPIAPALDHASGADCAAYLERYDLAGGIIVPTYLEDQAAAFSFNALVVEAIEKYPALYGGLWVSPLVSLEDHLTSALALLPHPKVRALKIASNTWTDLGINPTHWPPAVRRNMERILTHAAAHNLIIHFHTGYLPGADPADFDVFMSQYGNAARYQLVHMGEAIAPAFRFAPLFVEWIKSGYDVYTDTSIVPGFAPEWVLRLLDQHNLGFTRVFFATDSPWGRFPAEYAKVAGLGLAEEALDGILYHNAIKAYGL
- a CDS encoding metalloregulator ArsR/SmtB family transcription factor — encoded protein: MSKPTKELLPPLLIDRVARRFKLLSEPVRLQLLSVLHREKELTVQELVEATGQHQANVSKHLNLMAKEGILSRNKEGLFVYYAIKDTTISGLCLLVSGRIRQEIEQEQRRLKALS
- a CDS encoding T9SS type A sorting domain-containing protein, with the translated sequence MRLLNQLYKTVLMLCLGILPVSVHAQSNQLAGTWSNLFTQENGINGSVNALAIDTLGNIYVGGSFDFAGGEQADNIAVWNGASWQALGAGFDGVVSALLIDWEGNLYAGGRFTSSGPVVLNGIGRWDGNEWSPLGIGFSKERDTGSVVSSVRALGVGPNGELFAGGDFTHSGEVMSPGIAVWKDGLWSDVGGGVQGRGCLDLTLDNVNTIHVSDSGLVYVGGDFRQAGNLQVNGLAEWDGANWGTVGSGVGINSCENIYSIEEYENSLFVGGAFVAIDSVVVNGIAEWNGSQWGNLEGGMSGDIFAVQGLSSTDDGLYVAGRFAQAGTISANNVAKWTSTEWQALSSGIASPGFLYAIKAAGRDVYVGGFLVEQAGTHPSFGVARWTISSSVHNEPLDESKYLRGNFEIYPNPILSNANIEIELIADAQYSVGIYDLLGRLVEVVHEGYGGKGVNLLSWGTRGNLPGGVYIVQLRTEGNRYHKVVSILP